The genomic region gtttgtggatggaaaagtaatgaaaattataGTGATGATAAGTTACTAGTTTACGCGGGTGAAGGATGATTGTGTAAATTCATACTAAAAgtgtattttgtttgaatttagtTAAGATTTTGCCACATAATATATAGTAGACAAATAAATATGCAGTGCTATTAATTTACCTTAATTTTTACCGCCTTTTTAGGCTTTAAGCCCACATCACAGAAAGGGGTGTTTACTTTGAGAGTCAGTTTTGTACAAATAGTTCTGCAATAAAGAACGCACTAGCagtgaatattttaattgactGCGTCTGTGGTCCGCAGTGTCTCCGTTAGTATCTGCCTGCTAGCCACGGGTTCCCAGGTTCAATTGCCAGGTCGgaaaaagtgctattggtctcaTCCTAATTTATATTGGATTATTCACAATATTAATCTCTAATTCACGAAACTCACATTATTAGTGACGAAACGCAAGTGTACGAAATTATGTACGCCTCTGCCTACTCCTTCGGATATAATAAataggcatgatattatgtatgtatgtatgtttatttgcaAATCCTTCACACATTGTCCATCGTACCAATACGTGTTTGACTCAATTCATACATTGTATGTGAATGGAAAAAGCCGCTTACAGATGTTCAATTATTATTCGCGCTTCGATTGattgataataaagtaataactgTCTGCAATCGTACCAATGTATCGTAATTGTTCACAATCATGCTTTTTAAATGATATGCTGAAGACTGTGTTCattcaaaagatatttttataaccaaGGTGACTTTCCATCATATACctccggtttctaaggtacatttagcggtagtttatctattcaatagcgtttgctcatataaaaatgacagttcaaataaataaactaccgataaatgtgcctcagaaaccgggcaatagTAAACGGAAAAGGTCAACATGGGATGTTAACCCGAGTGTTATCAAACCATAAGAGCATGCGCAGACTAGAGACTTGCATTCACAGATATCACAATCTCTGTTCGCGATTATGACAATCATTCATTaggtataaagtattttattcagTCGTTTAGGGATTGGTGGAAAGTTATCATCTGTTATCTTACgacattcaataataaaaagtagCAAAGTAAGTTGTTGTAGGTACCTAGGAAGAAAAGTATTTACAGAAAATAGTGGAACTACAAATCTAAAAACAAGAAGATGCttaaaaattcattaatatttaattaaactttaatgaTAACAGAATTACTAATATTCGAGTCTTGTGTGAcacccacacgaaacaaatattaatgaattcacaaataaattattttggagACTACTTAATACCCAAAAAGCAATAAAAGaaatgtttcaaacaaaataattttattcaaacagcACAAgtttacaaaaagtaaaaaaagaaaatacaaaaaataccaaacaaatggaaaaaaaacctttcaaagacaccacataactttaaaaacagACCAAAGGCAGAATGTAGACGACATACATTGTCTGAATATGATCAGAGAACAAACAGCCTGAAGCTGATCACTATTGCCTAGGATTTGCAGACCACTGTGATCAGTATCAAGTTGCCTAGTGTTCAAGCATCTTGAAGCTGTTCAAGATTGCTCCAGAAACCAAATGCATGGAACAAACATCACTTCTTCATCTATTTATCCAGTTATGTAAGACCGTATAACAAAAtgaatcaaaaagaaaacaaacaatgttacattttatgtatttttgtgacTTATCACTTTTTAGAAAGCTTTTATGATTTGTAGTCAAagtcaaacaaaattttgattaaaattccTAAACTGTATATAAAACTAGACCGTAACTTAATTTTCTTTGCCAATTTATTCACtgcaaaaaaaacataattatcttCTTTTTTCTATGTTATAGTATAAGTCTCAGCGAATTATTCATTTcacaataaataactgtaaatcTCCCGTCAAAAGAAAGGGTtgagttttttataaattgctttTTTGTCTAGATCACGTTTTACAGGCCTAGCAGTGCTTTTCCACTTGAGTAGGTTCCCGAAACCATCAAAATAATGCCCACGATGAAAATAAAGATGTTCTTCCAAAGACGCCACTTAGCGAATCCCAACCCGGGAGATTCCCATATCACGAGGGTCTCAATCAAGGCTGGGAATATAAAGCCCATCAGAGACAGACAAAATGAACCgatctgaaaaaataaacaataaattaactatttttagaaGGATTTTTAGCAAAAATGGgctactaaatataataaattgggAGCTGTCATGGTCTCTATGGGACTTCAAGCTCCAAAAATTAGTCTGAAACTTTCTAATAAGCTATTTTGGCCGAATGTTTGAACGGAGTCCTTTTGAAGGAGGCTACTGCCTTCTACAGATCCTTAATCAAGTTTCATATAAATGCATATAGTTTTTCATAACCcgtaattttagaaaatatgaaatatatttaccaAACCCATGATGGGTCCCATATTGGGAAAAGCGACAGCAACGACTGTGATGATGACCACAAATATGGCTCGATAGACTCTCTCCCAAATGTAGTGCTTGTTCTCAGGGTAGCGCTTGCCGAGATAAAACCAGACCAAGTTGAATGGCGCCCAGAAGTTGAGTCCAAATGTGATGAAGATCATTACAGCAATCAGTGCCTTCAAGATTGTTGGGaagctgtaaaaaataaaacttcattaataaatacattctaCAAAGGTAACCGGCTTATTCTACCATCGTGTAtgtgattaaataacaaaaataatatgttaaggtTTACGGGCATTGGTCGTGGTCCTGGGCATTAGTCTGCCCGTGACTGGGTCAAAACAttgagtaacaaataaataactgtaaactAGGTACTTAGTACATTAATCGCGTATAAAACCCGTCAGTTTTAGTATATGTACTTAAACCTTGTACTTATTGTTATGCATCTCTTAGATATCTGACTCCGGTGGACACAAAACATCGTGGATAAAGTTCCAAtgtaaactaattaataaataagactCACATATCTCGAGGAAAATTCAGTGTGATCGGCGATATCAACGTTTCTCCGTATCCCCAATAGCCAAAGAAACCAGTCAACAAGAGGAAACTCACCACTACTGCCATACCTGGGAATTAAccgtttaatttttttgtataacatCTATTAAAAGCAGTTGATAACTGAGTGGTCTAAATATGCATTTCACGTAAGTGGTCGacggtttgaacccgaggcaacacaccaatgacttttcgaagttatgggtgtattaaaaataactatgaCTTGCtctaaaggtgaaggaaaacatcgtgaggaaaccttgcatgcctaaaaatttgtttaatacatttatagagggcatgcaaagtcctcatcccgcacttggccagcgtggtggaatcaagctccctcctcgtttgggaggagacccttgccctgcagtggaacAGCAGGGCAAGTTAAATTcagcggtgaaggaaaacattaagATGGGACCTCGCGTGCCTAAAAGTtgcacttttattttttatttatcccCCCACcagcacttggtcagcgtggtggactcaaggtctatcAACTCCCTCAATTCGGAAGGAGACTTTTGCACAACTgtgggttaaaattattttcaattgttACTAAAAAGTAGTTaactaaagatatttcaaaatataattgtgaatTCATTTACCAACACATAGGACAATCGGGAACCTTTTGGGGTTTTTCATATTGTTTTCAATAGGCAACGAAACGCCAATGCCTTCCATACTGAAGACCACAACTCCGCAGAACTCGAAAAAACCGACAAAATTCTTCCATGCGGGCCTTTCTGATACATCAGGAGCTATTTCTAGTGCGTACACGACAGTTGCTATCACACACATTactgaaaataacaattaagtTTGAACACAATTTACATACTTTGTACTTTTTTGATTTATAGTCGGAGGCCCGACGTAAAAATAAACAGCGGCTAGCTATCAAGTAGAATATTGATAGATGTTTTACAGTTGCTGGCACTATGCCTTGGGACAAATGATTGTTTGcgaaaattattatgttagatTCTACACACAAATTTAGTTCGGCCTAGCCGAGCGGCAAAACcgtatatttattatgtgcAGAAGAAAAAAATTCAGCAAAGACCAGAAGATGACttcaaaaatacacaaaaaaacaacTTACTGATAAATAAGTCCCCTACAAGCGTAAACGGTGCTAGATACTTGAGAGACCTTATCATACAGAGCAGTAATATTGGCAGAGCTATAATCAGGATATATAATCTTAATACACTTATAGGTCCTTCTTTCTCGGTGTCGTCTACCAACTGCTGTATTGTTTTGGCTATGATGATCTCATATACAGCACACGATCCGAACAGATCTAAACAAATTGTTATGTCCACTCCGTACCtgaaattagttattaattcatacttatacctattatagtttgtttttctatctagtatttttttattgctggcAGAATATAAACTTTCCATACTTAGCTAACCGTGCAGCTCCCCATTAcgtttcatcccctatttctGTAACTCAACAGCCGATGTCGTAATTAAGTAGTTCATGCTCTATTTAGAGCCTTCCGTTCTTAAGTAGCTTTTCGATAAACAATTTTTTCAGGACCATAGCCTGACTTTACTGCTACCTCTACTTTCGACTATCCAGAGAATTATTGTATTTCTTGATCGAAAAACTCAAGAGTCACTTTTTGGCCCAACCGGGGATTCAAGTCCGAGATCTCTGCGGATGTATACGTCAGAGTGTAGTGTCAGATAGTTTGAATTAAATGTTTACCTAAATAAAGCTCCATGTTTCCGACACTTAGGAAATGGTCCATGTTCCATTGATTTTTCAGCAAGATCTGGATAAGACATTGCCGGTATTTTCAGTTTAACGTACAAAGTTTGTGCTGACGTGACCAAAatctgaaattataatattataaaggaatTTTATTAATCCACTTCAgatatataggtattttttgtCATTTCGGTCCCTAACTAACGGTTCCTATACAGAGAATTGCGTTTAGTGACTTTCTGAAGTCCTATTTTTGAAgtataaaataagaattttgTCGTCTAACGAGCGGTGGGTACATAGATCTATGAGCACCGAcgaccatattttttttatctgaactGATATTTCAGTATTATACATCTAAATTGATCAGAATAGTGAACAATATACAAGGCAGTATAAATAGCACTTACATGTATACAGTATGTGATATAGAATCCAAATATGACGGTGGTGAACAGTGCAGTCCACAGGCCACACTTCATGTAGGACTCCGGTATGCCCAAAATACCCGCACCCAGACATCCCTTGACCAAATGTCCTATGGACTCTAAAacactaaaattaaacaaaagaggcataagaattaataaaataataataaaaatgtattttgacaCAATTAACGTTACAATCGCAGCATTAAAGTGtacaattttacaatacataGCTAACGTAAATGTTATTCTAGAAGTTGCAGACGCTAGTTCCCAAACTAAGCTAGAGCTTGTATATTGGGGAAAAATGGTAGTTATAATAAAGTAAGTCATGCTGACGTCGCACAAAATAGGGCCAAGTGTTAAAACTGAATCATAACAGTTACAGCCTTTTTTTTCTCAAAAgtactaaattttaaaaaccaaaaCTGACTAAATCTAGAAAGTAAGTTTCTTTTTATAAccgattactgtcccactgctgggcaagggtctcctcccaaacgagggggaggggctaggccttgagtccaccacgctggccaagtgtcgGTTGGGGACtgtgcatgccctcaataaatgtattaaacaaattttatgcatgcaaggtttcctcacgatgtttccttcaccgttggagcaagtgataagtaagttttattttttggaaattgtttTTGGTACAAATGTAAGCTAAATGTTTCTTCTGTTGCTAAACAAACGGCTAGACGGAATTCAAATTATAGTATAATGTATAATGATATTTACGTTGTTGGTTTGTGCTCCTTGCTCCTATTCGCTACGTAATCGTAGTCTCCCATTGTGGGCCGTGATCAAGCTCTCGAGTTCACTGAAACCAAAAATGAAGATTAATTAGATTCATGCATTCATCTGGATGGTCAGAATTACCAAGGGGGTTTCGAAATTCAGTAGAAGATGCgaaagatattaaattaaagaagtaaatattatttttagtcagcAAGTCTCATGCAGTGATAAAGGGTTCATCAATACACCTTGTGAGAACCATTTTGATAATATAACGATGattataagttgacacctcgaTGATTTATACTTATTCATGAATTTAAATACTTCCTGTTATTTATACCACAGCATATGTCTGGTTTAAAGCGCTGTGTCAGGTAATTTATCAGCTGGGAAAAGACGTCTACTTAAACATATAGGAAGTCGAACTTACCTAAAGAAGCAGAGCTGAGATCTTCAGAAACCTTCAAAAATTCATGCTACATCAaggaaatgtaaaattatattataataaagcagaagttaaatttacaattacactttatgaaataaatacacaatcaTTGAACgctataaattttgtaaaattcagTCCAAATTTACAAAACTATCACATAATTATTGGGAACGGGCCACTTCGAAATTTGTTTTATCACAAGTCAACGTAACGTTTTATTCTTCTTTGCTTTGCTAAATTGTTTTTGGTTCTTCTATGAGGTTCTATTTAGACAGCCTGGCTGCCTTCGCACAGACTAGACGGTACGAAATAAGATTGCTGAAGCTAGAATTGTTTACGTTTCTTAGTGCCTATCTATAATTTACAAGTTTCTGAGCtggtggtagattcagtaattgtaacgactatcgtaagtgtcaacgtttaaaatgaataaatgatttgagtAGAGTCCTGCGCTTGTTCACTCACTTTATTCTATCCTATTGGATTATGATGTATAGCAGGATGGTGCTTGTCGTCATTATAACAAACTCCAGTGAAGTTGCATTGTTGAGAAATATGttagtttgaataaaattaacagctatcattttatttgcatcatttttatatttgtcaatACAGTCCGCAGCGTAGCGGAAAAAGTAGTTGCTATAGTTTCCTGCCTCGGAGCACTCAGAGTGTACGTGTGATAGTTCGattctatgtaaataatttacttgGATGATTCGTTATAGTTATTTGAggtgtattgtaaaaaaaaacaaacattaataatagaatacttttatttttacaaaacagtttacaatattaatttacaaaaacaagcaaaaatcggacgtataaaattacaaacgcAACATTCTTTAAAAGTTTGACTTCataatgtacaatttttataaagCAACTTGTGTTACATTCCTTCTATTAAAGCTTTGCCACTGGAGTAGGTTCCCGAAGTCATCAAAACCAAgccagttataataataaacaagttcTTCCAAAGACGCCACTTGCCAGGTCCCATACCAGGGCTTTCCCACTTTACAAGGGTCTCGATCATAGCTGGATACACAAAACCCATCAATGAAATGCAGAAGGAACCCATCTGGAAATAAatagaaagttttaaaaacatcatACTAACAAAGAGATGCAAGATAGCGCTAGGCGACTAACCCCAGAAAtcgagtacatttagcgatagtttatctattcaatagcgtttttttgtatgagttaaaacgctattgattagataaactgccgctaaatgtaccttagaatcCAGGGGTAGGTGGTAGTCAATGGGATTAGCCGTATTAAATGCCCCTAAGTTCCGATTTAATTAGCCGTGTATTGTCGTTAAACACAATCGTGTTTTGTGCACTGCCCCGCATATTTATGGTAGAAACACATCCTTCTTCTTGGCGTTTTTGACAATTATCCTACTTAAACTTAATGTTTAAAATCTTAATGtaccaatttaaaatacaatcagCATCTTATGAGATTGAAACcggataaaaaatacttatagaaATACTTACCAAACCCATAACAGGTCCCATATTAGGGAAAGCAATAGCAGCAACAGTAATGAGGATCACAAATATGGCGCGGTACACTCTCTCCCAGATATAGTGTTTGTTCTCGGGGTAGCGTTTGTTCAAATAGTGCCAGACCAGGTTGAATGGCGCCCAGAAGTTGAGGCCGAATGTGATGAAGATCATTACTGCGACCAACGCCTTTAGGATGGTCGGAAACCTGGAAGAAGCAACCGGAAAACTTAACCGTGCTCTTAGTAAAAGATATTAGctccctttacacacacgctctatcgcgcatgaaacaattatagcgcgtgaaagagcgcccGTGTAAGGGAAAATGAAAGACTACACGCCgggctcatctgtcaagcccgcgaaaaAAATCGCGAGCAAAGAGCGCGCCGTCTTTTCTATGCGTAATCcagtacgctcctaagaacgcgtgatagagcgtgtgtgtaaagggggctaatATCTTTTACTAAGAACACAGTTAAGTAATGAGAGAGGGATTAGGCGTTGAGGCCACCACGCGGGCCaattgcgagttggggacttaagcgattttttttctaatactcatataacttcgaaaactcaTTGATGAACTTTGGGCTTGAGCTTTCAACGACTTGTGACAGGGTGAATgctataaataagaataatattgaaACTCACAGTTCTCGCGAAAAATTGAGTGTAACAGGCGATATGACTGTTTCACCATAACCCCAGTATCCGTAGAAACCAGTCATTGCCACGAAGAAAACAACTACTGCCATACCTGCAAGAGAAAAATATCTtcaatctatattattattttaaacgcgACCATTGCACATTTGACATTCGACACAAAACTTTTGAGAATAATAACAATTTCCAATTTGCTTAAGTCTGAACCCCATGGCCACGACAAGCGTCAAACTATCAAAAAGTCACCTTCCTGAAAAATCCGTTCTAACAATACTCTAAAATGTTGATCTTACCAAAACACAGGACAATGGGAAACTTTTTTGGTTCTTTCATATTATTCTCAATAGGCAGACATATTCCAAACCCTTCCATAGAATATACCACTACGCCGCAGAATTCAAAGAATCCTATAAAGTTCTTCCATGCTGGCATTTCTGATAGAGGAGGAGCTCTGCTATCAGCGTATCGGACTGTTGATGCCACACACattactagaaaataataaacaattgtaatataaaaaaatgcttgttCCAAACTGCTCCAGAGGAACATTCTCACTGTCCTTCATTGAAATTTACTGGAAATTGACGATTCAAATATCCACAAGGACAGTGCCAAGAACAGGAAAATACAGGGTTCATCGAATTTATTTGTGCATTTGCCTGTAAAAACCTTCTTAAGTAAAATGctctacagtcggtaccgtacagtatcgagagtttgacatttaaaatgtactgtcaaaatagttcccaccgagcccgctaaaggcgctgatcagattttcgtgcaaaatttctcgatagctagccggttgtcggtggtagagaatcgagctactgcaaTAATGCGGAAATAAAGATCAATCTTACCAAGGACGATGTCTCCAGCGGCAGAAAAGGGTGATAAATACTTGAGTGACCTTATCATGCAGAGCAATAAGACTGGAATAGCCAGAATTAGGATGTACAATCTCAACATGTGCAAGGGTCCTTCAGTTTCGGAATTATCGATCAGCTGCTGAATTGTTTTACCAATTATGATTTCATATACAGCACACGATCCGAAGAGgtcaatacaaattattatatctacTCCATACCTAGAACATGTTTATCTAAATTATCAATTCATTCGTTATAGACGATTACTCTTCGCGTTCTACAAATATGTGATCAAGGCTTTAAAACTCATGcgataaattgtattgaaaattaCCTGAAAGTAATGATTACTTCAAAGTTATAAGAAAATACCACAAagaaatctaaatatattagtattagaGGTGCTTATTTTAAGAGTTATTTTAAGTGATGCACAGTTGTCTCAAGGCAAATCTTGTGTCTCATTTGGAAAGAAGATACACGTGTCTAACAACTAGACAATATCTTTTTAGGCTAGGAAATTGGACAATTTTGTAAGCCCAATAATTCAgaatctaaattttattaagacATACCTAAATTTCGATGAGTGTTTCCGTAAACTAGGAAATGGTCCAAGTTCCAAAGCTTTCTCAGCCAGATCTGAATACGACAATTTCGGTACTTTAAGCCTGACGTACAAAATTTGTGCTGATGAGACCaatatctgaaataaaaaaggttttttattcaGGCGCCCATGACCAGTGGCGCTCACCGGTCGAAAAACggtctgtgggttaaacaacccttGGTGGTGTAacttcatagatgggtgactgcgtACTTGTGtttcaactgggcgtctccgtgtttcggaagacacgttaaattgtgggtcccggatgtaattttcaaagatatttgacagttgacagcttgaaagtttgactaCCAGTCTTACCCAAGGATATCGTGTTAGaacccaggtaaatgggttgtggaggtcctatAGACAGTcgctcgatatgtataagatggtcacacATGCACAAAGACAAATCTGCGCGGATGATATTAACTAATTGGAGTAGACCGACATTAAAAAAGCCTTGTgagataaaataatacaaaattataatactaaCATGAATACAGTAAGTCATAAAGCATCCGAACATAATGGTGACACCCAACGCTGTCCACAGACCACACTTCATGTAGGCTTCTGGAATACCCATTATACCAGCTCCTAAACATCCTTTAATTAAATGACTCGTGGATTCTAAAACGCTAAAACAATCAAGTACAATATAGAAGAAAATAATCGTCAAGCGTAGACTTCAACCAGTGAAAAATGAGATTGCATTTTTTATATAGCTGTACAGGAAAAAATGCATGTATGAAGAGTCAGGCtcgctacacacatattcagtcCGGCACGCTTGGTTCGGccatatttatcgaacaacgtTACCGACTCGATTcccttgttcggcttgtgccgatcgggttaacctacacatatttggttttgcCGCCTGGCTAGGCCGATTGATTCCAAACCTTATGTGGatgtagcaagccttacaaaGAGAAGACGTAACAAATTCTGAATAAGAAgacttttatctttaaaaaacgTTGGGGATGTGACTGCCTAGCAAGTAGACGAAGGATAGAAGTAACAGTAACGTTCTAAGTATTTTCATTATCAACCACTTACTTGGTCGGTTTATGTTCAAGTGTCCTTTGCGATACATAATCGTAATCGTCTGGCATTGTGTTTATGTGAATATATCACAATGTTAGTCAGATGGACGGCAGACGTAATCGAGTGTTTAAGTCTTCTGAAAGAGTAAGAAGATTGTCgttttaattatgttgtttaagGTATACAATCATGCAAACAGATAGGTCAAACTTATATCattcctttataaaattatgttgttaCTTACAGTACAGATCGGTGATAAGATTAAACTtatcaataacaaattataaaataaatttgctgTTTTTTTCGATTTGTTGTTGCTAACTTGCTATATccagaatttttatttttattgtcatctGACAGGTACATTTCTTTGTAGTTGTATAAAGGTTTTCATTATTCTTTCAGTTAGGATTTTTACAATGagtttgtagttatttttttcttgccaTAGTTGCTTATttgcatatatttattaataatttatctttgAACACTTTGAAAATATCACTAAGCTTTATTATGAAGCTTTGCTAAGTTTGAaagggaaaatattttattcgtttaacCCGAAATATcacaacacaaataataaagaattcttagatttccataataatataattattattagcagtcaaattaatgtgattttaaaaaaaattttgatttaCTTTATTTGTACTATGTTATTGGCAGGATTCAGCTTAAGGCTATAAAGGATCTCGATCGCcatcaaactaaacaaaaaataattttcatgtcAATGTCATTTTTGTTGTTCATTCTATTTGGTATGAAAGAGGTAAGACAGACAATAGACATCAATAGTTTTAGTGGTAAAACCCACAAACTGACGGTAGAAAAATAAGAAGTGTTGAAAAATTTCTGAAATCGAAATCTAGCTAGAACATGCAAAGGCATATAcctacactagctgactcgcgcaacttcgcttgcgtcacataagagagaacggatcaaaattttccccgtttttgtaacattttttacccttactctgctcctattggccgtagcgtgatgatatatagcctatagccttccccgataaatggactatctaacactgaaagagtttttcaaattggaccagtagttcttgagattagcgcgttcaaacaaacaaacaaactcttcagctttattatattagtatagatagtatagataatatttctCGCTTGCCTATGTGGCACCACCTATGTGGAAAGAATATAAAGGTCTGAACTGCAGGTTaagaaataacaaacattttatgtttaatagttatttattaatatgtacatatttacattGTAGCACACGGGGTACAGAGGAGTAATCACAAAGATCTAAATCTGgatactagaaaaatatttgacattaaaatagcTACAACATTCAGACCTGCGGGCTTATTCTTGACACTCGAATTCGATTCCAATCATGGTACTTTCATATTCCCAACCAACACATGTTTGAACGCTTGGTTAAACCGATTCTAATAGAATTGTTAGGgttagattattttcattttaaaccagTGCATGCAGTGTCGATAAGCTCGAAGCTGGTTCAATCTTTTCTGTCAGGAGTAAGCCCAGTGGTCTTACTATTTTTGGGTAGAAAATAGCTTATGAGATGTAACTTTGGCAATTGTTTTTAATGCATTAACTATCCCTTATCATGCAGATAGGCTATCCGTTACTTATTCATAACAGCTTCTTAATAAGACACGTATTGCATAATTAGTAGAAGGCACTAGCGCTGAGTAATAATCCGAATATCATCAAGAAAAAGTTCTTAGTCCGTCGCCACCTGAAAATATgcaagattttttattcatttatactgtactagctgacccgtgcaacttcgcttgcgtcacttaagataatcataattttcctcgtttttgtaacatttttcactgttactctgctgttattggtcgtagcgtgatgatatatagcctatagccttcctcgataaatgggctaactaacacggaaagaatttttcaaatcggaccagtagttcccgagattagcgcgttcaaacaaacaaacaaacaatcaaacaaacaaacaaactcttcagctttaaaatattagtatagaagatGTGTATTATACATCCAAAAGGATGGATGTTTGGATAGATGTTTGATACGCAGATAGTTTAAATCCTGTATAATCACAACTTTTTACCCCCGGAAACCTATTCACACGGACAAACTTACGGTTACAACCTGCCTACC from Anticarsia gemmatalis isolate Benzon Research Colony breed Stoneville strain chromosome 26, ilAntGemm2 primary, whole genome shotgun sequence harbors:
- the LOC142984071 gene encoding proton-coupled amino acid transporter-like protein pathetic; translation: MKCGLWTALFTTVIFGFYITYCIHILVTSAQTLYVKLKIPAMSYPDLAEKSMEHGPFPKCRKHGALFRYGVDITICLDLFGSCAVYEIIIAKTIQQLVDDTEKEGPISVLRLYILIIALPILLLCMIRSLKYLAPFTLVGDLFIIMCVIATVVYALEIAPDVSERPAWKNFVGFFEFCGVVVFSMEGIGVSLPIENNMKNPKRFPIVLCVGMAVVVSFLLLTGFFGYWGYGETLISPITLNFPRDIFPTILKALIAVMIFITFGLNFWAPFNLVWFYLGKRYPENKHYIWERVYRAIFVVIITVVAVAFPNMGPIMGLIGSFCLSLMGFIFPALIETLVIWESPGLGFAKWRLWKNIFIFIVGIILMVSGTYSSGKALLGL
- the LOC142984073 gene encoding proton-coupled amino acid transporter-like protein pathetic, translated to MPDDYDYVSQRTLEHKPTNVLESTSHLIKGCLGAGIMGIPEAYMKCGLWTALGVTIMFGCFMTYCIHILVSSAQILYVRLKVPKLSYSDLAEKALELGPFPSLRKHSSKFRYGVDIIICIDLFGSCAVYEIIIGKTIQQLIDNSETEGPLHMLRLYILILAIPVLLLCMIRSLKYLSPFSAAGDIVLVMCVASTVRYADSRAPPLSEMPAWKNFIGFFEFCGVVVYSMEGFGICLPIENNMKEPKKFPIVLCFGMAVVVFFVAMTGFYGYWGYGETVISPVTLNFSRELFPTILKALVAVMIFITFGLNFWAPFNLVWHYLNKRYPENKHYIWERVYRAIFVILITVAAIAFPNMGPVMGLMGSFCISLMGFVYPAMIETLVKWESPGMGPGKWRLWKNLFIIITGLVLMTSGTYSSGKALIEGM